From a single Desulfomonilia bacterium genomic region:
- a CDS encoding alpha/beta hydrolase, with translation MLVSLLLSGCCLFVKTIPRSEIPDRTLADKFIDIDGMNIHYKEYPADSPNVFMPQGLTSSMYTWEKVAPILQKIDYHVWLMDMKGFGWSDKPENSKYDIKTHTNTGEYQVR, from the coding sequence ATGCTTGTTTCACTTTTATTATCCGGATGCTGTCTTTTTGTAAAAACCATCCCAAGGAGTGAAATCCCGGACAGGACACTAGCGGACAAGTTCATAGACATTGACGGAATGAATATCCATTACAAGGAATATCCGGCTGACAGCCCAAATGTTTTCATGCCTCAAGGCCTTACTTCATCCATGTACACATGGGAGAAGGTCGCGCCGATCCTGCAGAAAATTGACTATCATGTCTGGCTCATGGACATGAAGGGCTTCGGCTGGAGCGACAAGCCGGAGAATAGCAAATATGACATCAAGACCCACACAAATACTGGAGAATACCAAGTCCGCTGA
- a CDS encoding flavin reductase family protein, whose translation MKKMQISKAFTLIESGPVVLVTTFDGKKNNIMTISWTMVVDFSPVFAMTTGPWNYSFAALSKTKECVLAIPTVDMLDKVVGVGTCSGSDTDKFEKFMLTPVKGKHVKAPLIKECIANIECKVIDIIKGHSIVILEGLAAYFDDSRKEKRTIHAVGDGTFIVDGRRLDRRKMMQSKIPAGL comes from the coding sequence ATGAAAAAAATGCAGATCAGTAAAGCGTTTACGTTGATCGAATCCGGTCCGGTTGTTCTGGTTACGACATTTGACGGGAAAAAGAATAATATAATGACGATCTCATGGACCATGGTGGTGGATTTTTCACCGGTATTCGCCATGACCACCGGGCCCTGGAATTATTCTTTTGCCGCTCTCAGTAAGACGAAGGAATGTGTTCTTGCAATTCCCACTGTCGACATGCTCGATAAGGTCGTTGGAGTGGGGACCTGTTCCGGTTCTGATACGGACAAGTTTGAAAAGTTCATGCTGACCCCTGTGAAGGGAAAGCATGTCAAAGCGCCCCTGATAAAAGAATGCATCGCGAACATCGAGTGCAAAGTCATCGACATCATAAAGGGGCACAGTATCGTTATCCTTGAAGGCCTTGCAGCGTACTTTGATGATTCACGAAAGGAAAAGCGGACAATTCACGCAGTAGGCGATGGAACTTTTATAGTGGATGGCCGCAGGCTTGACCGCAGAAAAATGATGCAATCAAAAATCCCGGCCGGTCTTTAA
- a CDS encoding DUF6653 family protein, with protein MLCRGLALFACPGSALHQGKSIMKTQNNVITKVLLMSYATWLRHANPWSVWTRIITCLPLLTLAIWSRTWIGRWSILPILVALLWIWVNPGIFSEPESTDNWASQGVLAERICMNRKVIPIP; from the coding sequence ATGTTATGTCGGGGTCTTGCCCTTTTTGCATGTCCCGGCTCAGCGCTTCATCAGGGGAAATCCATTATGAAAACGCAAAATAATGTTATTACAAAAGTATTGCTGATGTCCTATGCTACTTGGCTGCGGCATGCCAATCCGTGGAGCGTATGGACCAGGATAATTACATGTCTCCCTTTATTGACATTGGCTATTTGGAGCAGGACGTGGATCGGTCGATGGTCTATATTGCCAATACTGGTCGCCCTTCTCTGGATATGGGTCAACCCCGGAATTTTTTCCGAACCCGAATCAACCGACAATTGGGCTTCGCAAGGTGTCTTGGCAGAAAGAATTTGTATGAACAGAAAGGTTATTCCGATTCCGTGA